The nucleotide window AGGGAGAATAAAACCTTTTCTAAAATTGTGTCTTTTAATCCATGAATGCAATATatctctgcatttcttttcctcttaacatttttattatgaagaaCTTCAAACATCCAGAAAAGTGTGAAATAcaatgagtttctttcttttaagtttatttatttattttgagagcgaacGCGCGCACAccagcgggggatgggcagagagaagaagagacagaatcccaactaggctctgtgccatcagtgcggAGCGAGATGCAGGCCTcagattcacaaactgtgagatcatgacctgagctgagaccaagagtcagacacttaaccgaccaggccacccaggcgccccaatagaatTAATTTATGCATGTTCATCATCTAGATTTAATAGTTGTTATTAGTGTATCTTATTTGTGTCATATatatttgtagttcttttttttttttaagattttatttttaagtaatctctgcatccaacatgggtctcgaactcacaagcccgaGATCCAGAGTTGCGTGCTCttccgacagagccagccaggcgcccctatatttacaattcttttttttttttttaatgtttatttatttttgagagagacagagtgcaagcaggggagaggcagagagagggagacacagaatccaaagcaggctccaggctccaagctgtcagcatggagcccgaggtggggctccaactcaatgaaccgtgagatcatgaccggagccgacatcggacgcttaactgtctccctctctttgtaaGTGACGTGGATTTTGTTAGACATCAGGATCAGTGGTGTTGTAGGTGCCCCGCATTCTGGatctgattgttttctcataGTGTTGTTTACTTTGTCTTCCATCCCCTGTACCTCCTAGAAACTGGAACTTAGGTCTAGGCTTGACTAGATAAACCTCCCCCAGTCTTCCCAGAGTCGCCTTCTCAAAGTTGTGTAAGACCAGCAGTGCGTGAGCATGTGGGTAATGCTttagcacagggcttggcacacagCAAATTTCGGTAGGTAGCAGCTCTTAATATCTGTCCCCTCCTTGGGCCCGCCAATGGCTTGTTCCCAGGAAACGGTTTCCCTAAGGCTTCTCCTGTCCGTGCCAGGCAGCAGTGGCTTCCACCCAGCTGGGGCTTCTGGCTCTGGGCTTGGACATTCCCCATCTTTctgtcctcccacccccagataACACAGGCAGTTCCACGTACCGGCCACCCCCTCGGACCCGGGAGGTGATGATCAACGGGCAGATGGTCAAGTTGAAGTACTGCTTCACCTGCAAGATGTTTCGGCCACCCCGGACCTCACACTGCAGTGTCTGCGACAACTGTGTGGGTAAGTGGGAGGCAGCAGGAAGCGGTGCAGGGAGCCCTGAAGACAGAGGAGTCACTCACGGGGGCGGGGGTGTGTCTGAAATAGCCAGAGCTGGGCAGGAAGTCACCCAAATTTGCTCTGATTGAGGAAGGGCTGTGGGGAGAGGCTCAGAGTGTGACCAGTGGTATCTTGCCTTCAGCCCAGGATTGGTAGATTCCTTTCCCCCAGCTCTGAAGtatgggggagatgcagagagaccCTGGACCCTTCTCCCAGGCCTCAGCCTGGTCCTCAGTAGGTCCAAGTTTCTAGGAACCAGAGACTAGAGCAATAACATTCTAGGTACTTTGGGGCCAGAAAGAGAACGATTTACCATCCAGCAGCCCAGAGCCAGCTATACTGAATGACTTTGATCTGATTCCCAGGGTTTGGGAGGGACAAGAATCTGAGAACAGAGGAGTTCAAGCCAGTCAGGTAGAGAGGATGTAGCCAGGATTGGAAGCTAAGCTCCAGGCCCACACCTTCGGTGGTTGCTGGGGAACCAGAGGCTGTTTTGTCTCCTCTTCTTGCTCTCCAGAGGCCGGGCAGCTCTGATGGGGACCGAGGGTGTGCCCCTGGAAGGGTGTCATAAGGGAAATGCTATGTAAGAGGATCCAGGTGAGCTGAGCCACGGTGACTGAGCATGGTCCCCAGGGCAGTGAGCTCATCACGCTAGCTCAGCACTCCCTGAGAGAACAGTAGGGAACACCCCATGACAGCAGGCAGCCGAGTGGGTGACTCAGTGGGCGTTATTCTTCCCTGAGAATCCGCAAAGGGTGCTGGCCATGGTAGGAGGCCTGCAGTGGGCTTGTGATCCACATTCCCACAGAGGACTTTCATTACCAGTCTGGGTGTGACaccagcagccccccccccccgcccccacccaccgcccTGGGGTGCTAGTGTGAGCTCAGCCCTCTGGCCAGGCCTTACATGCCAGCTCTCCACAAGTTACAGagcggccccgcccctccctgagcctctaGTTCTAGAGCAGGGAATGGGGAGCGTTGTTTGTCGCAGGTGGCCAGGGTCGTAGGCCAGGCGACAAGTGCTTTTTGTGCATCTTCGTACCACGCACAGCTGGACGTGGGACTCAGCTCGGTGTGAGGCCAACACCGGCCCCCTCGTGGAGTTTACCATCCAGCAGGGGTAATTGGCCGGTCCGCTAATTATTAATAAGTATGTAAACACACATGGGCAAAGAGCCGCAGAAGATAAGTAGCAGCGGGTAACAGAGGGCCCTCACCTTGTCTGGGATCAGAGGAGGCTTTCTTAAGGAAGTGGCTTTGCAGCTGAGATACAAAAGAGGAATCGCCCTTAACCAGGTGAAGAGATAGAGAAGAATGTGTGAGGCAGTGGGAAGCTTGCAGAAAGGCCCAGAAGCAGGGAGCGTGTGAGGAGCTGCGAATCGGCTGAATGGGCCGGtacagagagagtgtgggggaagaAAGCCCCAGCTGTGGCGTGAGGCCTCCAAACACCTGTGCTGGTTGCAGCCCAGGCACGCTaacctgtccccccccccccccgggtcctTTTCCAGAACGGTTTGACCATCACTGCCCCTGGGTGGGCAACTGTGTGGGGAGACGGAACTACCGCTTCTTCTACGCGTTTATTCTCTCCCTCTCGTTCCTGACGGCCTTCATCTTCGCCTGTGTGGTCACCCACCTGACGCTGCGTGAGTTGGgcgtgggggcaggggtgtgcaGGAGGGGTGGGCCGGCAAGCTCTGCCAAGTCAAGGGGCTGTGGTCACTGTCCATCTGAGCTGTGCCctgtcctgttttctcctccccagGCTCTCAGGGAAGCAACTTCCTCTCCACTCTGAAGGAGACACCAGCGAGATATCCTTTGTCAGCCAATAGATGCCCTGGTGGGAACGAGGCCCCTTCACTGGGGTGGATCCCCACACCTCATCCTGTAATCCGGGGGGAATGGTGTAGCGCTAATGTTTGTCCTCTAGAATAATCTGATATACCAGCTGCTTCCGTTTCCTCCCCGGCTAGAGCTGATCCTAAACAGTCTGATCAAAGGGCTGGGGTGGCCAAGAACTCTCAGGAGCCACAGTCTCTTGTCTTCCCTTAAGACACCAAGCAACCGGGACGGGGTTCTTGTGCGGGGTTCTTGGTGCCTGGCATCTTCAGTTCCCCCTACTGTCCATCACCCGTCCTGCTCTTGAATGGGCTCCCGAACCCTTCTTAGGGCTCAGGAGGTAATCCTGTCGAGAAGTGGTGACTGGACCGCAGGAAGGTTACAAACCCATCTCCTTTCTGGGGAAATCGCTCACGGAAGGATAGGTGAGAAGGGCTGGGCATGGCAGGCCTCCAGGGGCGGGGGAGGCCCCCAGCCCTGTCCCGGTGTGGGTCCTTGACCACCCTGCTCACTGTGCTGGAGTTGGTGATCTGCTTCTTCTCCATCTGGTCCATCCTGGGCCTCTCAGGGTTTCACACTTACCTCGTCGCCTCCAACCTGACAACTAACGAAGACGTGAGTAAGGCTGGAGCAACCTCCATTCACTGGGCAGGAGGCGGAGCCCTGGGCAGGAGGCGGGGCTCTAGGCAGGAGGCGGGGCTCTAGGCAGGAGGTGGGGCcctgggcaggaggctgggcGAGGGGGCCTGCAGCGGCCGGCCGGCCGCAGTGCAGCCTGACTCGCCTGACTCGGGCTGCTGGGGTAACAcgggtggggacagagggtggCCAGACATTGCCTTCCAGTGCTCCTGGCTTGGCCCTGGGAGATCCAGTACAGGGTCTTCTAAGGCCCCCACGTGCCTTGGCCCCTCCGCGCAGGCTTTCTCGCTAACCCAGAGGCAGTGCTCCACCGTAACAGTCCTTACGTTTGGCCCGCGTGTTAACTGTCTCCAGAGTTCTTTCAGCTCCCATCATCTCTTTGGGTCCTTTTGCCAACTCTGAGGCAGAAGGAACAGGGATGCTTTTTCTCCTGTTTGATGGCTGAGTGACTtgccccaaggtcacacggccagAAAGGGACAGAGTCAGGGTTGTGGCCAAAAGCCCTGGGCTACCCTTGCTGCGCCCCACCACACTGCACTTACGGGCAAAGAGATGTGACTATTCTCAGGGTGCCCCTGGGGTTCCCTTGGGCATCCTTATTGAGGGAGACAGCGAGGATAGGACTATGGGGCTATGTCAACCCTCCCTACCTGCTGCCTTTCAGACCCCCACCGGCAAGCATTGTTTGAGCGCCCACTGTGTGCTCAGCCCCGGGCCCGACCTGAcctccccttcttttctcccaaacgataaaaaagtaaatgacagCATCTGTGCCAGGGCCACCATCAGATACTGCTCAGAGGCCCATGACCAACAGAAAATACATCTCTTGACCTCAGCCTCTCATTCTGGGAAACAGAACTTAACACTCATGATAGGGTTTCATGTGCTGAATGATTGGTACAGAGCAGAAATGACATCAGCCAGCATCTCCCAAGGCAGTTTTGTGGGTGCTGGTTCTTCAAGATGTTACTAGGGGTTAAGCAAAAAGATGTGTTATAGCCAAATGAGTTTGGGAAACTCTGGGTTAAAGTCAAGCAAGTATCCTTTGTTGCTAAACTCTTCAGTGCCTTTGATAGCTGGCCTCACAAATCTagagatggcaagatttcatctccAATGATGCTATCACAGTTCCCTGTTTTTCAAATGAGGACTGAGATTCAGGGAAGTGCTCTGTCCAGGGTCATGCAGTGTGtcgggggcagggccagggctcaTAGCCAGGTCAGCCTGAGCTCTGTCCCCTTATACTACCTTCCCTTAGAGGTGGCTGGCCGGAGAAGGGAGGATGCACCCAAGAAGTTTCCTTTGGAGGCTTCTCTTTGGCTGTGCGCTGCTCTCTGTCCTGATTAGGGCTTCCTCCTCTCGGCTAGGTGCCCCCGACATCCAGCAGTCCCCCACACTCACTGAATAGCCTGGGTTAAAGACATGTCCCCTCCAATAGTCTACCTAGAATTGGAAAAACTCTCACCAGTTTTTCCCAGCCTCTAGACCTCCCTCCTAGAAAATCGAAGTAAAAGGAGGTACCTGACTCAGACCTCCTTCCTGCTGGCAGATCAAAGGCTCGTGGTCCAGCAAGAGGGGCGGTGAGGCCTCCGTCAATCCCTACAGCCATAAAAGTGTTATCACCAACTGCTGTGCTGTGCTCTGCGGCCCCCTACCTCCCAGGTAAGCCAGGGGTGAGCATGGGGAGAGGTCACAGGGCCTGGCCCGGCCAGTGAGGGGATAGCCCTGCGAGTCCACACCTCTCAAAGAGGTTCTGGAAGCAGCAGACCTCTCTTCACACGACAGAAGCCCTCTGTCCACCATCCCCGGCAGGGTGCACTCAAGGCATTTATCACACAAAAGaattctgtgtaattttttttttttttttttgagagagagtgacaaagcatgagcaggggaagagcagagagagagggagacacagaatccgaaacaggctccaggctctgagctgtcagcacagagcccgacacggggctcgaactcacaaaccgtgagatcatgacctgagccgaagtcggacgtttaactcactgagccacccaggcgccccgaattctgtgtaatttttaatCACATATGCTCATTGTAGAAAAACATAGAgtacaaaatcttaaaaagaagagtACTAACTATCACATGTAATCTTATTCCCCAGTGATCACCACAATTAATGTTTTGGCTACTCTTGGGCAACATTTCCCTTCCGGTGCTGGTGGCTGGACCGGGCGGGGTCTCCATCCTCCCTCCTGGTGGCGCCCTGAGGGTTCAGCCCTGCTGGGAAGTGCCCTTGTCTTCACACCAGGGGGCACCAGAGTGCCAGAACAGGAGCTCCACTGCAGTGGGCACTGCGGGACCCAGACCTTCCCCACACCGTCCCCGACTTCTCCTGCCTCATAGGAGTGTCATCCTtgccgtgggggtggggggtaggtcACAGTGGGAATCGCACTATTTCCAAATGCTCTTCCATCCTGCTTTTCCCCTCACCCACAGCCTGGCTTTGTGGCAGCCAGACCGAAAAATGGGCCGGTTTGAATTCACAGTGCATCAATCTGGTGGTCCAAAACCAGGTGTCCAGGGTGCAGAGAGGGCCCTTCTGGTTCCCCTGTTCTGGAAGGGAAGGGTCTTGAGCCCCCAGCTGGCGATCAGCTCCCCTTTCTGAGGCTTTCTAGGGCTGGGTCTTTTCTTGGCTGGAAAATGGACTCTGCCATCCAGCCCCAGGCCTGGACCGCTGGTGTTGGGCAGGGCCCTCACGTCCCCCCTTGTGTTTTGGAAGCCTCATTGACCGGAGGGGATTTGTGCAGTCAGACGCCGTGTTGCCCTCGCCCATCAGGAGCGATGAGCCAGCCTGCGGAGCCAAGCCTGACGCCAGCATGGTAGGAGGCCACCCCTGAACTGGGCTCGGTACTTGCCACCTGCTGGCTTGTCCACCCCTCCGCACTCACCTGCCGCCCTCCACACCTGCCGGGACCCTCCCCATTCCACCCAAGGGAAGCAGAGCCGCCAAAGACTCTTTCGTATTTATTTCCCACCCTGTGTGGCTTGCCCCGCACTTCCGTGGctgtcccctctgctccccaaACCCAAGTTCCCACAGCCTTGGGCCCTAGATCCCCGCAGCTGATCAGCGGCAGGagtgacaggagagagagaggccagggcCCCTGAGGCCGCGAGGGGACCATGCCGAGTCTCTGCCTGTGCCGGGGCGAGCCCCGTGTGAATGAGGGTGCGGACTGCGTGCGATACCTCCCAGGTGGAGGGGCCGGTGGGCTCTGCTCAGCTGGGGTCCTGGGGGTGAAGTGGGACCTAAGAGCATTCGGCTCTGGACAGCGGGCTGTGGGAGAGGATGCCTCCGTGGGCCGTTGTGGTTTGTGGgctccttcattctttttgtgaTGACCATTGTTCTTTCTTCCGTTCATGTTTTTTCGTATGGCATCGGCCAGTAGGGTGGAGCTGGGGTTCTAGATGGATAGGGCAGagttgggggtggtgggagacAGCCTGTGTCAGAGAAGGCTGAACCAGCCAGCGAGGCACCCAAGACCTCAGCTCCTGCGTGATTCCTGGGCAGCACGCTAGGAAGTGGGGGCCTTGCCTGCTCTCTACCCATGGAGGGTTCTCTGAGGGATCCCAGTctgacctccctgcctccccacctctctcccaagtCAGTTCTTGGGCCGGGTGGGTTATCCTCTTGCTGGCAATACTTGAAACGGGTTTATTAATGCTGGGTATTTTGCACAATTTTATAGACCTCTTTTCTACGTAGcattttttaagtggaagaaaaaaCAGTCGGCCACATTGCTATCTGTGTAGTGCCAGGTTAAAGATTAGCAGAAAGCAAGTTgggttttataaatttataagagAACGTCTGgctgtgagtgagtgtgtgtgcgtgtgttcgCGTGTGCCCTTGTATGAATGCGGCTGGCTCCCGCTTCCCTACATCCCCTGGGCTGCCGCTCTCCCCGCCATCCCCCTCGGGTGTCAGCTGGCAGCAGCATGGAGCGGCCTGAGCCACGGCAACAGGGAGCCTGTGCAGTGATCGCAAGAGACCTCTGGGTTCCCCGCTGCAGCTCAGCCCCCACCCTCctatcttcccttcctcctcgGACATCAGGAAGCCTGGGACCTGCCCAGACTGGCTGAGGCTGGGCGTGGTGGATGGGGTAATGGCTGTGGGGAGCGGCTGCCACTCTCCAAGCCGCACACCCTCCTCCCAGCTCTGAGTATGGGACCTGGTGCCAGCGGCCAGAGAACAGGGACTCTCTGCCAGCTGGAGGACTCCATccagagaaaagggaggaaggagcagggtggGCCGAGAAGCGAGTGAAGGTTGGCCTACGTCTGGGCCCCAAAGTCAAAGGATGTCTCTTCTCTGCGGGGAACTGTAGTTTCTTGTCAAAGTAGATAGGAGattgttctgtctccctccttggCCCTTCAAGTGGGCTGAAGCCCTTGGAAAGTGACCTAGGAAGTCCTCGCCTCTTGCCCTTCCTTGCTGCAGAAGCTAGTGGGTCACAGGCAGCTGAGAACTGGCAGCTGCAGAGGGTCCCCCCTGGGAGAAACAGCCTCGCCCCAGCGCCAGGACCCCGGGCCATgctgcaagtggggagggggctggctaGAGGAGGGGAAGCCCCCTGCCTTTTATTTAAGCCAGTATTCTTTGTTCCTGCTTGTAATAAAATTTTCGTTTTTAAGAGTTgatttgctttggtttggtttttgtttgctctttctttGCTGAGGCTCCGACTGGCAGCCCTCTGTTCTTTCAGCCAAACTTGGTCTTTCCTGGGGAGACAGAAG belongs to Panthera tigris isolate Pti1 chromosome C1, P.tigris_Pti1_mat1.1, whole genome shotgun sequence and includes:
- the ZDHHC18 gene encoding palmitoyltransferase ZDHHC18; amino-acid sequence: MKDCEYQQISPGAAPPPASPGARRPGPAAPPGPGPGPPPPASAPRWSGSGSGSGSGSIGRRPRRKWEVFPGRNRFYCGGRLMLAGHGGVFALTLLLILTTTILFFVFDCPFLARQLTLAIPIIAAILFFFVMSCLLQTSFTDPGILPRATVCEAAALEKQIDNTGSSTYRPPPRTREVMINGQMVKLKYCFTCKMFRPPRTSHCSVCDNCVERFDHHCPWVGNCVGRRNYRFFYAFILSLSFLTAFIFACVVTHLTLRSQGSNFLSTLKETPASVLELVICFFSIWSILGLSGFHTYLVASNLTTNEDIKGSWSSKRGGEASVNPYSHKSVITNCCAVLCGPLPPSLIDRRGFVQSDAVLPSPIRSDEPACGAKPDASMVGGHP